The proteins below come from a single Methanothermobacter sp. genomic window:
- a CDS encoding Mur ligase family protein yields the protein MRVAVLGLGAEGLRAVESLKRRGHSVYASDIRHVPVNIQGVDLDLGFHDTGKIEAADAVVISPSMIKTEFMERFRDKLLCRVLEGHRKPKTIVVTGTNGKTTTATMIAHVLECAGKRVLLGGNAGGGFEGYTELFLRASEEEFDYLVVEVCDMTLEFASECFDIDLVVLTNLGEDHMDFHGSMENYRRTMTEFLKDRDAVVGAEESDRELMAAPRLLRTYSEYTGPLMVEGSFNRLNAGAASEALRYLGVPEDIIRGGLASFEPVRGRIRSFIINGSSVVAGKTDNPHAIRAVLSESDFDVMFIGTPRRSEEWRLHILDEIAGSPPKVLVIFPGLEDTVDMVLEYLEGLEIPSDVIKVDDPDEIPGMILEFSRKYRRIFVGGNGQDRITRVQEKLDEISSCE from the coding sequence ATGAGGGTTGCGGTTCTGGGACTTGGAGCTGAGGGTTTAAGGGCAGTTGAATCATTAAAAAGAAGGGGTCACAGTGTATATGCAAGTGACATACGACATGTCCCCGTAAACATTCAGGGGGTTGACCTTGACCTTGGCTTCCATGATACAGGGAAAATAGAGGCTGCGGATGCGGTTGTAATCAGCCCATCAATGATAAAAACTGAATTCATGGAGCGGTTCAGGGATAAACTCCTCTGCAGGGTCCTTGAGGGCCACAGGAAGCCCAAAACCATTGTGGTCACAGGGACAAATGGAAAGACCACAACCGCCACGATGATAGCACATGTACTTGAATGTGCAGGTAAAAGGGTGCTTCTTGGCGGAAATGCTGGCGGAGGATTTGAGGGCTACACAGAACTCTTTTTAAGGGCATCAGAGGAGGAATTCGATTACCTTGTTGTGGAGGTCTGCGACATGACCCTGGAATTCGCATCAGAGTGCTTTGACATTGACCTCGTGGTCCTCACAAACCTTGGCGAGGACCACATGGACTTCCACGGCTCAATGGAGAACTACAGGAGGACGATGACAGAATTCCTGAAGGATAGGGATGCTGTGGTCGGCGCTGAAGAGTCAGACAGAGAACTCATGGCGGCCCCCCGGCTTCTCAGGACCTACAGTGAGTACACCGGGCCCCTGATGGTTGAGGGCAGCTTCAACAGGCTGAACGCAGGGGCGGCATCCGAGGCCCTAAGGTATCTGGGGGTTCCAGAGGATATCATAAGGGGGGGACTTGCCAGTTTTGAGCCTGTGAGGGGCCGTATAAGGTCCTTCATCATCAACGGGTCATCTGTCGTTGCAGGTAAAACCGACAACCCCCATGCCATTAGGGCAGTACTTTCAGAATCAGACTTCGATGTCATGTTCATCGGGACACCCCGGAGGTCAGAGGAGTGGCGCCTCCATATCCTTGATGAGATTGCAGGGTCACCCCCCAAGGTCCTTGTGATATTTCCGGGCCTTGAGGACACGGTTGACATGGTACTGGAGTACCTTGAGGGCCTTGAAATCCCATCAGATGTAATAAAGGTTGATGACCCTGATGAAATCCCCGGGATGATCCTTGAGTTTTCCAGGAAATACAGGAGAATCTTCGTGGGTGGAAACGGTCAGGACAGGATAACCAGGGTCCAGGAAAAACTTGATGAAATCTCCTCCTGTGAATAA
- a CDS encoding Mur ligase family protein: MIRNMKVLVLGAGNAGRPAARLLRYLGNSVLVNDLRELDELPPKARKRIDEMKREGVRFRFGGHRIEDMLWADAVFVSPSIPPDAPVRGMLGSVEKDLIHITTSDIGRTLNQLIGIPMVGVAGTDGKTTTTNMIDHILSSRYRTVSFSSIQDSLVIEGLVELVVNGDVSNRDMAVFELPHGTIRMADGLEIVAGVVTNLTPDHMDEFRDYDEYIERNFSIKNLIAPGGVLVLCGDDPVIAGLLDDLEVKSIVYGLGNERKVEFMDRTFSGSAEPQVSATDIDLMGLEGSEFTLKVSEIPTALCSTCGSLSCEEHDGVVHVGPLTERIKLRVPGLFNVENALAAITVALVLGFDIKDIKNVLEKFRGIKGRFEFIDEVDGVSVYMDAAHNPESMEKLFEGIEFKGRLIISLDNPDTLTVRDKYRIGQILGEKADILIVSGKNETTGIIDMEAASEVERGAGRDKTIKTESVYDSIRRALEIAEKGDTVLHLGPGVVNAYDNVRNDIERAIESMRDFIVVLGGCGNVGSLMARNLRARGYRVIVSDLKESTPLEDVFRDEGIELDLGGHSMEVLKRAGTIAITPALENNRKVLDLIRGLEADVIGVEDVLNMCPVEKPVVGVTGTNGKTTTTGILKSIMRAAGKTVPEHHLNIQGNTELVPALQARLPGDVAVVEIGTFGRRDEIRQSALLAGVSVGVITNISRDHLSGGRRFSDYIECKREIIDTAEVMVLNADDPIVASFAEGLREERAVLYGIQSMDSATVMPEGRECPKCGNPLKYTRRTMGHMGDYHCVCGYRRPQPEVMALEASADGFKLVIGSEMRDVKLRTPGIFNVYNALAAAATAWSLGVDMDDIVRGIESFGGVRGRFQKLMDSPRVILDYAHNPAGVRAVMQELKDTDGRLIVVNTVASESGIDGDLEIASLLRDSDTVIPASYAARRASSTLGKRVVHIESSRKRAGGGTLGASREQVEEAVNKALEIAEPDDTVLIIGEGGFRYAEDYIR, from the coding sequence TTGATCAGGAACATGAAAGTGCTTGTGCTTGGAGCTGGAAACGCTGGTAGACCCGCCGCAAGATTGCTGAGATACCTTGGAAACAGTGTTCTTGTAAATGACCTAAGGGAACTGGATGAACTGCCCCCCAAGGCCAGGAAGAGAATAGATGAAATGAAAAGGGAGGGTGTAAGGTTCAGGTTTGGGGGTCACAGGATTGAAGACATGCTCTGGGCTGATGCCGTCTTTGTATCACCCAGCATACCCCCTGATGCACCGGTACGTGGGATGCTGGGGAGTGTGGAGAAGGATCTGATCCACATAACAACCTCGGATATAGGGAGGACCCTGAACCAGCTTATAGGCATACCCATGGTGGGAGTTGCAGGTACAGACGGGAAGACAACAACCACCAACATGATAGACCACATACTTTCATCACGCTACAGGACGGTGTCATTCTCATCGATCCAGGACTCACTTGTCATCGAGGGACTTGTTGAACTTGTGGTGAATGGTGATGTGAGTAACAGGGACATGGCCGTGTTTGAACTCCCACACGGGACCATAAGGATGGCTGATGGCCTCGAAATAGTTGCTGGTGTTGTGACAAACCTCACACCCGACCACATGGATGAGTTCAGGGACTATGATGAATACATTGAGAGGAACTTCTCAATAAAGAACCTCATAGCCCCAGGGGGTGTTCTGGTCCTCTGTGGAGATGACCCGGTAATCGCAGGGCTCCTGGATGACCTTGAGGTTAAAAGTATTGTCTATGGTCTGGGTAATGAAAGGAAGGTTGAGTTCATGGACAGAACCTTCAGTGGCTCGGCAGAACCACAGGTCAGTGCAACAGACATAGACCTCATGGGTCTCGAGGGCTCGGAGTTCACACTGAAGGTATCAGAGATACCGACTGCCCTCTGCAGCACCTGCGGATCTTTAAGCTGTGAGGAACATGATGGAGTGGTCCATGTCGGCCCCCTTACAGAGAGGATAAAACTCAGGGTGCCCGGTCTCTTCAACGTGGAGAACGCCCTTGCAGCCATAACCGTTGCACTGGTACTCGGATTTGACATTAAGGATATCAAAAATGTATTAGAGAAATTCAGGGGTATAAAGGGTAGATTTGAATTCATAGATGAGGTTGATGGTGTGTCTGTTTATATGGACGCAGCCCACAACCCTGAGAGCATGGAGAAACTCTTTGAGGGCATTGAATTTAAGGGGAGGCTGATAATAAGCCTGGATAACCCCGACACCCTCACAGTGAGGGATAAGTACAGGATAGGCCAGATACTTGGCGAAAAAGCCGATATACTGATTGTGAGCGGCAAGAATGAAACAACAGGCATAATTGATATGGAAGCAGCCTCTGAGGTAGAAAGGGGGGCCGGTAGAGATAAAACCATAAAGACCGAGAGCGTATATGATAGCATAAGGAGGGCCCTTGAAATCGCAGAAAAGGGGGATACGGTACTCCACCTGGGTCCCGGGGTTGTCAACGCCTATGATAATGTGAGGAATGATATTGAGAGGGCTATAGAGTCAATGAGGGACTTTATAGTTGTCCTCGGGGGCTGCGGAAATGTTGGAAGCCTCATGGCAAGGAACCTCAGGGCGAGGGGTTACCGGGTAATTGTCTCGGATCTCAAGGAAAGCACACCCCTCGAGGATGTCTTCAGGGATGAGGGAATAGAACTTGACCTTGGGGGTCACAGCATGGAGGTCCTCAAGCGCGCTGGCACCATAGCCATCACACCAGCCCTCGAGAATAACAGGAAGGTTCTTGACCTTATCAGGGGACTTGAAGCTGATGTTATAGGCGTTGAGGACGTCCTGAACATGTGCCCTGTTGAGAAACCCGTGGTTGGAGTCACAGGGACCAATGGAAAGACCACAACCACAGGTATTCTCAAATCCATAATGAGGGCTGCCGGAAAGACTGTGCCAGAGCACCACCTCAACATACAGGGCAACACTGAACTGGTACCGGCCCTCCAGGCAAGGCTCCCGGGGGACGTGGCAGTGGTTGAGATAGGAACATTTGGGAGGAGGGACGAGATAAGGCAATCGGCCCTTCTCGCAGGGGTCTCAGTTGGTGTCATAACCAACATATCAAGGGACCACCTTTCAGGTGGAAGGAGGTTCTCTGATTACATAGAATGTAAGAGGGAAATCATTGATACAGCTGAGGTCATGGTACTCAACGCCGATGACCCCATCGTGGCATCATTCGCAGAGGGACTGAGGGAGGAGAGAGCGGTGCTATACGGTATTCAGAGCATGGACTCTGCCACAGTGATGCCAGAGGGGAGGGAATGCCCCAAATGTGGTAACCCACTCAAATATACGCGCAGAACCATGGGGCATATGGGGGACTACCACTGTGTCTGCGGATACAGGAGACCCCAGCCTGAGGTCATGGCACTGGAGGCATCTGCAGATGGATTCAAACTGGTGATAGGCTCCGAGATGAGGGATGTGAAATTGAGGACACCAGGGATCTTCAATGTCTACAATGCACTGGCAGCTGCTGCCACTGCCTGGTCCCTTGGCGTGGACATGGATGATATAGTGAGGGGAATTGAGTCATTCGGTGGTGTGAGGGGAAGGTTCCAGAAACTGATGGACTCACCCCGCGTTATACTCGACTACGCCCACAACCCCGCCGGTGTGAGGGCTGTGATGCAGGAGCTTAAAGATACTGATGGGAGGCTGATAGTCGTAAACACCGTGGCATCTGAGAGCGGAATCGATGGTGATCTGGAAATTGCATCGCTCCTTAGGGATTCCGATACGGTTATACCGGCCTCCTATGCTGCAAGGAGAGCCTCCAGTACCCTGGGTAAGAGGGTTGTCCATATAGAATCCAGCAGAAAACGTGCAGGAGGGGGGACCCTTGGAGCGAGCCGTGAACAGGTTGAGGAGGCTGTCAATAAGGCCCTTGAAATTGCAGAACCAGATGACACAGTACTCATAATAGGTGAGGGGGGATTCAGATATGCAGAGGATTATATCAGGTAA
- a CDS encoding NTP transferase domain-containing protein: MELISAVVTAAGRGSRMFRDMQELGLEPVHKLLLPIDSVTVIEKTLDSVLRAGVDECIVVTGHHAGEVEEAIAGMDVEIVRNDPPDVPLAASLLNGVLSASGEIILCVAGDQPAVSPGTMGRISEHADPETVSILARGRSGWLDSAEGLGMPLAASSELLRRYLPMGDGNINPLLRLMVDDGIRLYGVEASDPIELVNINHYSDYLRIMEYFGVKGE; this comes from the coding sequence GTGGAGTTGATCTCAGCTGTTGTTACGGCGGCAGGGAGGGGTAGCCGTATGTTCAGGGACATGCAGGAACTTGGCCTTGAGCCGGTCCACAAATTACTGCTCCCCATCGACTCAGTTACTGTAATAGAGAAAACTCTGGATTCCGTGCTCAGGGCGGGCGTGGATGAGTGTATCGTGGTCACGGGTCACCATGCAGGGGAGGTGGAGGAGGCGATAGCAGGTATGGACGTGGAGATCGTGAGGAATGATCCTCCTGATGTTCCACTCGCGGCGTCACTCCTCAATGGTGTTCTATCTGCTTCTGGCGAAATCATACTCTGCGTTGCCGGAGATCAGCCTGCAGTATCCCCCGGGACCATGGGGAGGATCAGTGAACACGCTGACCCTGAGACGGTTTCGATACTTGCAAGAGGGAGGAGTGGCTGGCTTGATAGCGCCGAGGGCCTCGGGATGCCCCTTGCAGCGAGCTCAGAGCTCCTTAGAAGGTACCTTCCAATGGGTGATGGAAATATAAATCCTCTGCTCCGTTTGATGGTGGATGATGGCATCAGGCTGTACGGTGTTGAGGCATCAGACCCCATTGAACTTGTGAATATAAACCACTACAGTGATTACCTCAGAATAATGGAATATTTTGGAGTTAAAGGGGAATAG
- a CDS encoding DUF169 domain-containing protein yields the protein MVDACATNGYDEISEKLKTLLGLEKSPVAIKLVLREDDLPEGVEKIEKPARHCEMVQMAAAGKSFYATAEAQACKGGADAIGIDEAPEKVKTGEFYYNLGRFASFASAKRTFDEIPSVDLRFYAAVYAPLEDATFDPDVIVIICNPAQAMKISQALVYTLGGRVEADFSGIQSLCADAVAGPYMRKRPNITMGCSGSRQYAGVRDDELIVGLNGENIGCVVNALEAISQ from the coding sequence GTGGTTGATGCATGCGCTACAAATGGATATGATGAAATATCAGAAAAACTGAAAACCCTCCTTGGACTTGAAAAGTCCCCGGTGGCTATAAAACTCGTTCTAAGGGAGGATGACCTTCCTGAGGGTGTTGAAAAAATAGAGAAACCTGCAAGGCACTGTGAAATGGTCCAGATGGCCGCTGCGGGAAAATCATTCTATGCAACGGCAGAGGCCCAGGCATGCAAGGGTGGTGCAGATGCCATCGGGATAGATGAGGCACCAGAGAAGGTCAAAACAGGGGAGTTCTACTACAACCTTGGCCGCTTTGCAAGCTTTGCATCCGCCAAGAGAACCTTTGATGAGATACCATCAGTTGACCTCAGGTTCTACGCCGCAGTATACGCGCCCCTTGAGGATGCAACCTTTGACCCTGACGTCATAGTCATCATCTGCAACCCTGCCCAGGCAATGAAGATCTCACAGGCCCTCGTCTACACCCTGGGTGGCCGCGTTGAGGCAGACTTCTCAGGTATACAGTCACTCTGTGCAGACGCAGTTGCAGGTCCCTACATGAGGAAGAGACCAAACATAACCATGGGCTGCAGCGGTTCAAGGCAGTACGCCGGTGTAAGGGACGACGAACTCATCGTGGGGCTCAACGGCGAAAACATAGGGTGTGTTGTCAATGCCCTTGAGGCCATAAGCCAGTAG
- a CDS encoding pseudomurein-binding repeat-containing protein translates to MDSDRMIPVIVTVMVALLLTAGALQLFKGSSVSEYKGEAATVEKTSDGYQLNLQAVLELAEMDSGNGTVNYRGFNFTGPQLLYIFARGVVMLELNETGKIHVGEYGGPEDPYGFMDTVTLTRSEYTDMAERTYTWMDANGRSPNHVGIYVEGSPDITPSLARKIFRQVLVEYRRTGTLPEVVSV, encoded by the coding sequence ATGGATTCCGACAGAATGATTCCGGTTATTGTAACAGTTATGGTGGCTCTTCTGTTGACAGCTGGGGCACTGCAGTTATTTAAGGGCAGCAGTGTTTCAGAATATAAAGGTGAAGCGGCAACAGTTGAAAAAACCTCAGATGGATATCAGCTGAACCTTCAGGCTGTCCTTGAACTTGCTGAGATGGACTCAGGTAACGGTACAGTGAATTACAGGGGATTCAACTTCACAGGCCCCCAGTTACTATACATCTTTGCAAGGGGGGTTGTGATGCTGGAACTCAATGAAACTGGAAAGATACATGTGGGTGAATACGGTGGACCTGAGGACCCCTATGGGTTCATGGATACCGTTACCCTTACACGGAGCGAATACACCGATATGGCGGAGCGCACATACACCTGGATGGACGCCAATGGCAGAAGCCCCAACCATGTTGGTATATATGTTGAGGGATCCCCTGACATAACCCCATCCCTTGCAAGAAAGATCTTCAGACAGGTTCTGGTTGAATACAGGAGAACAGGCACTCTACCTGAAGTGGTGAGTGTCTGA
- a CDS encoding PsbP-related protein, which yields MKRCSNCKSENRRDAVFCSICGSKLNSGGSNSWWKKQSDTSKFLITAGLPTIIILFIGVAAMVFTDYSTDYSDDSSYDSLEASGGSELTDSPGNKFQRNGISFSYPETWSISPEEEWSSDAVVSLESYKGGVSSIMTVYKKPGSLDAETLRDIWLEVCYENGDIVEDVRELEVDGKRAYSIKSSYYSEYGYGEQEYIAFTDGTYEYSLLFTSDDISLIQDDIDTIIRSFRVG from the coding sequence TTGAAAAGGTGCTCAAACTGTAAATCAGAAAACAGGAGAGATGCAGTCTTCTGCTCCATCTGCGGGTCTAAGCTTAACTCCGGCGGGAGTAACAGCTGGTGGAAAAAGCAGAGCGATACATCAAAGTTTCTAATAACTGCTGGACTCCCAACAATAATAATCCTCTTCATTGGAGTTGCAGCCATGGTATTCACTGATTATAGTACCGATTACAGTGATGATTCCAGTTATGATAGTCTTGAGGCGAGTGGTGGGTCAGAGTTAACAGATTCACCCGGGAATAAATTTCAGAGAAATGGTATCTCATTCAGTTACCCAGAGACGTGGAGCATATCCCCAGAAGAAGAGTGGAGTTCAGATGCAGTTGTCAGTCTTGAATCCTATAAGGGTGGTGTGAGTTCAATCATGACAGTCTATAAAAAGCCAGGATCCCTTGATGCTGAAACACTCAGGGATATCTGGCTTGAGGTGTGTTATGAAAATGGTGATATTGTGGAAGATGTGAGGGAGCTTGAGGTTGATGGCAAAAGGGCATATTCCATCAAATCATCGTATTACTCAGAGTACGGATACGGGGAGCAGGAGTACATTGCATTCACAGATGGCACATATGAATACTCCCTGCTTTTCACATCTGATGACATCTCACTTATACAGGATGACATAGACACAATTATAAGGAGTTTCAGGGTTGGGTGA
- a CDS encoding DUF2085 domain-containing protein has protein sequence MKLKYLCHRKPERTFSVRGHYFPVCSRCTGIYTGAFSYFIYAYLTVIEYDITLIIAALVMIVPTFLDGFTQLLGYRESNNLLRFSTGLAAGVGMGILTKAMKYFILHL, from the coding sequence ATGAAACTGAAGTACCTGTGCCACAGAAAACCAGAGAGAACATTTTCAGTAAGGGGTCACTATTTTCCTGTATGTTCAAGGTGTACCGGCATATATACAGGTGCATTTTCATACTTCATATACGCATACCTCACAGTGATTGAATATGATATCACCCTGATAATAGCAGCATTAGTTATGATAGTACCAACATTCCTTGACGGATTCACACAGCTACTTGGTTACAGGGAAAGCAACAATCTCCTGCGATTTTCAACCGGCCTTGCAGCTGGTGTGGGAATGGGTATACTCACAAAGGCAATGAAGTACTTCATACTCCATCTCTGA
- a CDS encoding CRISPR-associated transcriptional regulator Csa3, producing the protein MDTTLISTIYSIEPVMFCITQFSPKKVVLLKEDKAPREKEQVEQVLRDTLGNFLEITTFETSLYDVVTIAKDMVEIIDEERANGRRVVVNISGGRKTQALGALFGCYARNHDVQRIVYVTEEDNELIDLPILSFGISKTKKQVLEELKAGETSVKNLAVKIGISRGMTYNHIRELRDMGFIDREKLEITSAGELAVL; encoded by the coding sequence ATGGATACGACACTGATATCTACAATATACTCCATTGAGCCGGTGATGTTCTGTATAACACAGTTCTCACCAAAAAAGGTTGTACTGCTCAAGGAGGATAAGGCGCCGAGGGAGAAGGAACAGGTTGAACAGGTCCTCAGGGACACCCTGGGCAACTTCCTTGAGATAACAACCTTTGAGACGAGTCTTTATGATGTTGTCACCATTGCAAAAGATATGGTTGAGATCATAGATGAGGAAAGGGCCAATGGAAGGCGTGTCGTGGTTAATATAAGCGGTGGCAGGAAGACCCAGGCGCTCGGCGCACTCTTTGGCTGCTATGCAAGAAACCATGATGTCCAGCGCATAGTATACGTGACTGAGGAGGATAACGAACTCATAGACCTCCCAATACTTAGCTTCGGGATCTCCAAGACCAAAAAACAGGTCCTTGAGGAACTCAAAGCCGGTGAAACATCGGTTAAGAACCTTGCAGTCAAGATAGGTATAAGCAGGGGGATGACCTACAACCACATAAGGGAACTCCGTGACATGGGGTTCATAGACCGTGAAAAGCTTGAAATAACCTCTGCAGGCGAACTTGCAGTGCTTTAA
- a CDS encoding ATP-binding protein: protein MPIISLNRTKDFFGREKEIRRINEALNDPGFVVVTGKMGSGKTAILRRIQEENSNRTTFIDMRCTDIRRSHEGIPDFRRIKILARTLEWNILLDSMPPEKSSLIDAWKMSQMHCMRCAVAVRYSAALIRDIQEELPRAAVVEVPPLTERDTERYIRFRAPAFRAVRAGIEYIHEVTGGMPLFIDSFLNVLSDGIIYGPALLEENFKAKFQQIAFPWIAELNRLTLREKNILSLLKDGPLGGDEIPASSSELRELELRGLIELHGNSWSLGSELLRRVIVELENQTGCI, encoded by the coding sequence ATGCCAATAATCTCTTTAAACAGGACAAAAGATTTTTTTGGAAGAGAAAAGGAGATAAGAAGAATTAATGAAGCCCTCAATGACCCCGGATTTGTGGTTGTGACGGGTAAGATGGGCTCAGGGAAAACCGCTATTCTCAGGAGAATCCAGGAGGAAAACTCCAACAGGACGACCTTCATTGATATGAGGTGCACCGATATCAGGAGGTCCCATGAGGGCATACCTGACTTCAGGAGGATAAAGATCCTTGCAAGAACCTTGGAGTGGAATATACTCCTTGACAGTATGCCTCCTGAGAAGTCATCCCTAATTGATGCATGGAAGATGTCACAGATGCACTGTATGCGGTGCGCTGTGGCGGTGAGGTACAGTGCAGCACTTATCAGGGATATTCAGGAGGAACTACCCAGGGCGGCTGTTGTTGAGGTGCCACCCCTCACAGAAAGAGACACAGAAAGGTACATAAGGTTCAGGGCACCGGCTTTCAGGGCTGTCAGGGCTGGAATAGAATATATCCATGAGGTCACAGGGGGCATGCCTCTATTCATTGACAGCTTCCTGAATGTCTTATCAGATGGAATCATATATGGTCCAGCGCTCCTTGAGGAGAACTTCAAGGCAAAGTTTCAGCAGATAGCCTTTCCATGGATCGCTGAACTTAACCGCCTGACCCTGAGGGAAAAGAATATACTGAGTCTCTTAAAGGACGGTCCCCTTGGAGGGGATGAAATACCTGCCAGTAGCAGTGAACTTCGGGAACTTGAACTCAGGGGCCTCATTGAGCTTCATGGAAATAGCTGGAGTCTCGGCTCAGAGCTGCTCAGAAGGGTCATTGTTGAACTTGAGAATCAGACGGGATGTATCTAG